The Desertifilum tharense IPPAS B-1220 genome includes a region encoding these proteins:
- a CDS encoding glucokinase, protein MTLLLAGDIGGTKTFLRLVEASEKTGGLHTLNQAAYSSQEFPDLIPMIRQFLAASAQTGEQPQPEKACLAIAGPIVKDTAKLTNLPWLLDARHLEQELSIPHVRLINDFAAVGYGILGLSEQDIFTLQPGQPDPNAPIAVIGAGTGLGEGFLIRLSEDRYQVFSSEGGHADFAPRNELEFELLKYLRDRNSLSHISVERVVSGQGVIAIYQFLRDKQIAPESPEIGQIVRTWEQQLGQEKTVDPAAAISIAAIAKRDRLSERTMQLFIEAYGAEAGNLAIKLLPYGGLYIAGGIAAKNLDLMKQGEFLQAFLDKGRVSPLLEKVPVHIILNQQVGLIGSAISLTSL, encoded by the coding sequence TTTAAGATTAGTCGAAGCATCCGAGAAGACGGGAGGTTTGCACACCTTAAACCAAGCAGCGTACTCTTCCCAAGAGTTTCCCGATCTAATTCCCATGATCCGGCAGTTTTTAGCCGCATCCGCACAAACCGGGGAACAACCGCAACCGGAAAAGGCGTGTTTGGCGATCGCAGGTCCTATCGTCAAGGATACGGCAAAACTGACGAACCTGCCTTGGTTGCTCGATGCGCGACACTTAGAACAAGAGTTATCTATTCCCCACGTTCGCCTGATTAACGATTTTGCAGCCGTGGGTTATGGCATTTTAGGATTATCAGAGCAGGATATTTTTACTTTACAACCCGGACAACCCGATCCGAATGCCCCCATTGCTGTTATTGGCGCAGGAACGGGTTTAGGGGAAGGCTTTTTAATTCGCTTGTCAGAGGATCGCTATCAAGTGTTTTCCTCAGAAGGCGGTCATGCAGACTTTGCACCGCGCAATGAGTTAGAGTTTGAATTGCTGAAGTATCTGCGCGATCGCAACTCCCTAAGCCACATTTCTGTAGAACGGGTGGTTTCCGGACAAGGCGTCATCGCAATTTACCAGTTCTTACGCGATAAACAAATTGCGCCAGAATCTCCCGAAATTGGTCAAATCGTGAGAACTTGGGAACAGCAACTCGGACAAGAAAAAACCGTCGATCCCGCCGCCGCCATCTCCATCGCCGCCATCGCCAAGCGCGATCGCCTTTCTGAGCGTACCATGCAACTGTTTATTGAAGCCTACGGTGCTGAAGCTGGCAACCTGGCTATTAAACTCTTACCCTACGGCGGACTTTACATTGCGGGTGGTATTGCAGCGAAAAATCTTGATTTAATGAAACAGGGAGAATTTCTCCAGGCTTTTCTAGACAAAGGTCGAGTCAGTCCCCTATTAGAAAAAGTCCCTGTCCATATTATCCTCAATCAACAAGTCGGTTTGATTGGATCGGCGATCTCTTTAACTTCATTGTAG
- a CDS encoding thiol-disulfide oxidoreductase DCC family protein, translating to MVSQTQSPEPIETQDTWQIKLLYDGECPLCVREVNFLRKRDAGRGLVAFVDIASDRYNPQDNGGVDFETAMGRIHAVLPDGSTVKNIEVFRQVYEVLGMGWVYAATRWPIIGPVVDWLYELWADWRLALTGRPDLATISKNRLECDIEGRCR from the coding sequence ATGGTATCTCAAACTCAATCTCCAGAACCAATAGAAACTCAGGATACTTGGCAAATTAAGCTGTTATACGATGGCGAGTGTCCGTTGTGCGTGCGGGAAGTAAATTTTTTGAGAAAGCGAGATGCTGGACGTGGGTTAGTGGCGTTTGTGGATATTGCCAGCGATCGCTATAATCCTCAAGACAATGGCGGCGTTGACTTTGAAACCGCAATGGGGCGCATTCACGCAGTTTTACCCGATGGCAGCACCGTTAAAAATATCGAAGTCTTTCGCCAAGTCTATGAAGTCTTAGGGATGGGATGGGTATACGCTGCCACCCGCTGGCCCATTATCGGCCCTGTTGTAGACTGGCTTTACGAACTCTGGGCAGACTGGCGACTCGCCCTAACCGGCCGCCCCGACTTGGCGACAATCAGCAAAAACCGCCTAGAATGCGACATTGAAGGGCGCTGTCGATAA
- a CDS encoding DUF4912 domain-containing protein encodes MAKERPPLEEMTLRQLRRVASECNISRYSRMRKAQLLAAIQEVQRTKFNVSQPRTLEAKEEVEAAKFELGQDDRTGGPLSSVDEGLGDLPAGYGVSRIVLMPRDPQWSYTYWDVPNEHKEELRRQGGQQLALRLYDVTDINIEYQSPHSIQEYPCDELAREWYLPIPVSDRDYVVDIGYRCADGRWLVLAKSATVHAPPVYPSDWIEDHFITIPWEEDLRGKTFLELVPPSKKTAYTAGAGSNPIYDEIFGMAQGAEAQRVAGSLFGSMQHVPGSMVPSETLSSYVFPSGVGMWAVPTTSGLTMSGAGFSASAPPMRPRKFWLIADAELIVYGATEPDATVTIGGKEIKLNPDGTFRFQMSFQDGLIDYPIKAVAADGEQTRSIQMKFTRETPSRHTNTKEEAVLEWF; translated from the coding sequence ATGGCTAAAGAACGCCCACCCCTAGAAGAGATGACCTTAAGGCAACTGCGTCGAGTTGCCAGCGAATGCAACATCTCGCGTTACAGCCGGATGCGTAAAGCGCAACTGCTGGCTGCCATTCAAGAAGTTCAACGCACTAAATTCAACGTCAGTCAACCCCGCACTCTGGAGGCAAAAGAAGAAGTGGAAGCAGCAAAATTTGAATTAGGTCAAGACGATCGTACAGGCGGCCCTCTCTCTTCTGTAGATGAAGGACTCGGAGATTTACCCGCCGGATACGGTGTCAGCCGGATCGTTCTCATGCCTCGCGATCCGCAATGGTCTTACACCTACTGGGATGTTCCCAACGAACACAAAGAAGAATTGCGGCGTCAAGGCGGTCAACAACTCGCCTTACGGTTGTATGACGTAACCGACATTAATATCGAGTATCAAAGCCCGCACAGCATCCAAGAATATCCTTGCGACGAACTCGCCCGCGAATGGTACTTACCGATTCCTGTGAGCGATCGCGACTATGTGGTAGATATCGGTTATCGTTGTGCCGATGGTCGCTGGTTAGTCTTAGCCAAATCTGCCACCGTCCACGCACCCCCGGTCTATCCTAGCGACTGGATTGAAGACCACTTCATCACCATCCCTTGGGAAGAAGACCTGCGCGGCAAAACCTTCCTTGAACTGGTTCCCCCCAGCAAGAAAACCGCCTACACAGCAGGCGCAGGCAGCAACCCCATCTACGACGAAATCTTTGGCATGGCCCAAGGTGCCGAAGCCCAACGGGTGGCGGGTTCGCTATTCGGTTCTATGCAGCACGTTCCGGGTTCAATGGTCCCTAGTGAAACCCTCAGTTCCTACGTGTTCCCCTCTGGCGTAGGGATGTGGGCAGTTCCCACAACGTCTGGTTTAACCATGTCGGGGGCTGGCTTCTCGGCTTCTGCACCTCCCATGCGCCCGCGTAAGTTCTGGTTAATTGCGGATGCGGAACTGATCGTTTACGGCGCAACCGAACCTGATGCAACTGTCACCATTGGCGGTAAGGAAATTAAGCTGAACCCCGATGGCACCTTCCGCTTCCAGATGTCCTTCCAAGATGGATTAATTGATTATCCGATCAAAGCGGTTGCCGCAGATGGCGAACAAACCCGTTCGATCCAGATGAAGTTTACCCGCGAAACTCCTTCTCGTCACACCAACACGAAGGAAGAAGCCGTTCTCGAATGGTTTTAA